A portion of the Trueperaceae bacterium genome contains these proteins:
- a CDS encoding response regulator transcription factor: MSRILVVEDDADAAQVVSAYLTREGYAVEVAHDGAAGLQAALTAPPALVVLDWMLPGVAGPEFLTALRRAQRTPVIMLTARSEESDRIVGLELGADDYVVKPFSPRELVARVRAVLRRSQAREVAEADEAVEHRGLRVDPLQRQASFAGREVELTTLEFDLLFALARAPGRVFGRNDLIERVWGPDFTGVDRVVDVHVSNLRQKLASVGADALLVTVRGVGYKVA, from the coding sequence ATGAGCCGCATCCTGGTGGTGGAGGACGACGCTGACGCCGCGCAGGTGGTGAGCGCCTACCTGACGCGCGAGGGTTACGCCGTCGAGGTGGCGCACGACGGCGCCGCCGGCCTGCAAGCGGCGCTTACGGCGCCGCCGGCCCTGGTGGTGCTCGACTGGATGCTGCCGGGCGTGGCCGGCCCCGAGTTCCTCACCGCGCTCAGGCGCGCACAGCGCACGCCCGTCATCATGCTGACGGCCAGGAGCGAGGAGAGCGACCGCATCGTGGGGCTGGAGCTGGGCGCGGACGACTACGTGGTGAAGCCGTTCAGCCCGCGCGAGCTGGTGGCGCGCGTGCGCGCGGTGCTGAGGCGCAGCCAGGCGCGCGAGGTGGCGGAGGCGGACGAGGCGGTGGAGCATCGCGGCCTGCGCGTCGATCCGCTGCAGCGCCAGGCGAGCTTCGCGGGGCGCGAGGTGGAGCTGACCACGCTGGAGTTCGACCTGCTGTTCGCGCTGGCGCGCGCGCCGGGGCGGGTGTTCGGCCGCAACGACCTCATCGAGCGCGTGTGGGGCCCCGACTTCACCGGCGTCGACCGCGTGGTTGACGTGCACGTTTCAAACCTGCGCCAGAAGCTCGCCAGCGTGGGCGCGGACGCCCTGCTGGTGACCGTGCGCGGCGTCGGCTACAAGGTGGCATGA